CGTCCTACTCTGGTGACGCGCTCTCCACTCAGTATGGTGCGCCCTCTGGTAACGCTGGTGGCCTTTCTCCTGTGTATGGAGTGCCCGGATATGCCTACAATCGAGCTGGAACCCAGGAGGATCCACTTGCCGTAAGACTTTGGATTAACTTCCCTTACTTTTTAGATATTTGTATGATACCACGTTGCACTGCATGtgctaaaaatatttttcattcgcTTAAAATGTATATTGTGGTGCTCTCAATCTGGCCTCAAAACTGGGTATGTGCTAGTAGCTTAAAGAGTAGTCCTGTCTGTTTTTCATTTGTCACTAAGTATTTTCGGCATAATTACTCTGACTTTAGTGAAATTACTTTTTTCGTAGTCAATAATATCAAAATCGAATGAATTTCGTTTTCATAAGATGTAAAACAGACACACATGCTCTACAAGATACTAATGTGGTAAGCGGCATTCCTTACAAAGCATATCTCTCACTCTCCACCATTATATAGTGTTATTATAGTACCCCTGCTCTTGGTTCTAAGATGTTTATTGGCAGTGATCGTTTTGGCCATTCCTCTCTCTGAGGGTATAGTACTTTGACCCAATGCATAAGAAGTGTGTcagatataacatttatttttaaggcCTTTGAGCATAATTGTGTTGCACAAAGTCCATTACCTGTGAAAGCTGTTATTTCTAATCAATAGCATTTGTTGAGATAGACTCAGTGCTCACTACTTTGAATCCTTAGATATGTAGGAGTACTGTGCACATCACATACCTGTTAGGAAATCTGAATAAAGAACTCTCAACGTTCGTTACATGTGCTTAATAAAGAGaaccataaaattaattttacagattagttatatattttttaacaattaACTGAAGAGCGATGCATGTAAATAATACAAATAGGTGTAAATGAGAATTTTCACATTAAGGAAATGGGTTATGGTGACTCATAATTATAATATTAGAGGATTATGTGATAACACTGGAGTGTGATTCCAGGTATAGAACTGACTGATCAGTTAGTTCAAATCGAATCGGGACTGAATAGCATGATATTATCCAGATCTGATTCGAATTGATCCAACTGAGCACCGTGTTTCCGCAAGTAGTTCTCAGTTTTGATTGACCTTAATTTGTTGTACATAGCTTATGATTCACTTTGAAATAGGCAATTAATGTTTCAAGACTGACTGCACATACAAAATGCTGTTTTAGCATAGTTTCTTTGACAGATTCAGATATTTATGCATAATTTCAGTTTCATTAAAATGTTCCAATCAACGGTTAGGATATTTATACATGTCTGTTCCAGGAGCCGGCCAACTACGAGTTCAGCTACTCGGTGCAGGACGGCGAGATGCTGAGTGACTTTGGACAAGAGGAGTCCAGGCAGGGGGAGAGCGCCCAGGGCCAGTACCGCGTGCTACTGCCTGACGGCCGGAAGCAGATCGTCACCTACCAGGCCGACGAGGACGGCTACAAGCCCACCATAGAGTACGAGGACACTGGACTCACTGCCTACTCTGCTGGCGGATACGGCTATGGCAGGGGGCGCGCTGGAGCTGGAACTAGAGCTGGAAATGGGGGATACCACTACTGAGGATATTTTTACACTGTACAACCGTGATGAATCTAATGTTCTATGAACAGGTACATCTATTGTATATGTTACAGTATGTATCTCTGTGAGTAATGTCTAATACTTTTTTATATATCTGAAGAAATACCTGTGTGAGAGTGAtgtaaatacatatatatttttgtaCATAGTGATTTGAATAAACAGATAATCAGTTATACATCTTACATTGTATATATCTCATTTCCTTCCGTGTTTTCCAGATGTACCCCACATCATGTATGTTGACGAAAGTAACTATTATTTTCATGTAATTCCACTTTTAGTCATATAGCTTGGCAAAGGCATACTTGTGTTAACGAATTTACAGAGTTTATACATAAGGCGTAACAGAGAAACATTGACGGCGATCGTATATTGTGTAGGTTGTAACTTGTTCACTTCTTAAGAACAAACCTCCGTCCAGAACTGAATAGTATCGGCGGTCTGGGAATCAACACCTGAGAACAGTGTCATCAGTGTTTCATCACAATGTTTTTGTCTCCTGATCACTGATGCGAACCACTAGCCATTACTGCAAAATGACCGCATTACTATGACTGTCGAAAGCTTAGTACAGTGAGCAGGTCTTTTAACTGATAATTTTTCAAGATTGAATACATGTCCAGAAATTCGTGACTTCGGCGCTGTTTATGCATCCAAagggagctcacgaaacttcattggactgtttttcctcatccatcctacagcagcTTCCCACTTTCGTctatttggtccaatgaaggataaaCTCAGTGGGTAGCCTTGCGTGGTTTATGGGAATGTTACTGCtgcagcaaaacgttggctctGGCGTCGACCACTACAATTGTACCATGCTGTCgtagaggccctcccagtaagatagcgtaaggccgtcgcattgaccgGAGATGATGTTCcaaaatagggttttatagccaaaagagtggcgaATAATATGGCGTATCGGAATGCGGCATGAAAGCAATCAGCTTTCATTAAAAAAGGctctgcattacttgttgaacgcccaaCGTATTCTTGGGACGATGTCGTATTGTCCCAGACACAAATCTAAATCATTAGTGTCGTATGTGTGTATGTACGTGAAtgtgtttcagtgtgtgtgtgtgtgtgtgtgtgtgtgtgtgag
The genomic region above belongs to Schistocerca serialis cubense isolate TAMUIC-IGC-003099 chromosome 6, iqSchSeri2.2, whole genome shotgun sequence and contains:
- the LOC126485172 gene encoding pro-resilin-like yields the protein MHNMKVYVLLSTFVLSVVAEAPIDRSYLPPSSEYGPPSASSLSSQYGAPAANGLSTQYGAPALTGAAFGLSGASSQGPAARVSSSFGRASSKRFGAGSGIGGGLSTRYGAPSAAGRATGFGGLGLSKQYGAPSYSGDALSTQYGAPSGNAGGLSPVYGVPGYAYNRAGTQEDPLAEPANYEFSYSVQDGEMLSDFGQEESRQGESAQGQYRVLLPDGRKQIVTYQADEDGYKPTIEYEDTGLTAYSAGGYGYGRGRAGAGTRAGNGGYHY